The Amycolatopsis sp. DG1A-15b genome contains the following window.
CCCGCTGTTCGGCATCGACCTGACCAACGAGTACCTGTACTACTACTTCGAACTGATCGTGTTCGGCATCGCGATCGCGTTCGCGCTCTTCCTCGTCCGCACCGCACTCGGCCGGCGGCTTCGGGCCATGCGCGACGACTCGCTCGCCGCGGGCGCGGTCGGCGCTCCCGTGCCGTTGCTGCGGATGACGGCGTTCCTGACCGCGAGCGTCTACGGCGGCGCGGCCGGGGTGCTCTACGCCGGGCTGATCCACTACATCGCGCCGGAGTCCTTCAGCGTGGCCAACATGTTCCTGCTGCTGGCGATGGTCATCATCGGCGGACGGCAGAGCATCGTCGGCTGCGTGATCGGCGCGATCGCGCTGGCGCTCGTGCGGGAGGCGCTGGCCGACTTCTCCGTCTACGCGCAGCTGGGCTACGGCGCCGTCGTGGTGCTGATGGTGGTGTTCGCCCCCACCGGCCTCGCCGGGCTCCCCCGGCGGCTCTGGTCGGCGATCCGGCGCGGGCGGCACCGGTCGGCGGGCGTGCTCACCGCGTTCCGCCCGTACGAACCGGCGCCGGGGAAATCGGCGTCCGGCGCGTTGGAGATCTCCGCCATCAGCAAGCAGTTCCGCGGTCTGCGCGCGCTCGACGGCGTCACGCTGTCGGTCGAGCCGGGCGAGATCCGCGGCATCGTCGGCCCCAACGGCTCCGGCAAGACCACGCTGTTCAACGTGATCAGCGGGATCTACACCGCCGGCGGGGGCACGGCGAGCTTCGACGGACGCCCGCTCGTCGGGCGGCGACCCCATCAGCTGTCCCGGCAGGGGATGTCGCGGACGTTCCAGAACCTGCGCCTGTTCGGCCAGATGACGGTCGAGGAGAACCTCCTGGTGGCCCTCGACCGCACGCCGATGCGCGCGGCGTGGCGGTACGTGGTGTGGCCGGTCGGGATCTGGCAGCACGAGCGCCGGCTCCGGCAGGCCGCGGCGGAGCTGCTCGACCGGTTCGGCCTCACGGACTTCGCCGAGGCCGCGCCGAAGTCCCTGCCTTACGGCATCCAGCGCCGCGTCGAACTGGCCCGGGCCATGGCGGCGGAACCCAGCCTGCTGCTCCTGGACGAACCCGCGGCCGGGCTCAACGGCCAGGAGGTGGGGCAGCTCCAGGAGATCGTGCGCTCCATCCGCGACAGCGGCGTGACGGTGGTGCTGATCGAACACAACATGGGCCTGGTGATGTCCCTGTGCGACCGGGTCACGGTGCTGGCGAGCGGCCGCGTGATCGCCGAAGGCACCCCGGCCGAGGTCGCGGTCCGGCCCGAGGTCATCGAGGCCTACCTCGGTGATTCGTTCAGCACGGCCGAGGTCGTGGAAGCCGTGGAGACGGAGGCGTTGCCGTGAACGTACAGACCCAAGGCGACCTGGTCGTGAAAGACCTCGCCGTGCACTACGGCGGGGTGCAGGCGGTCAGCTCGGTGTCGTTCACCGTCGGCGCCGGCCGGTGCCTGGGCATCATCGGGGCCAACGGCGCGGGGAAGACCTCGACGTTGAAGGCGCTGATGGGGCTGGTACCGCGCAAGGTCGGCACCCTGCGCCTCGGCGACCACGACCTCACCAAGGTCAAGCCGAAGGACGTCGTCCGCCACGGCATCGGCTACGTCCCGGAGGGCCGGCACGTGTTCGCCGGGCTGACCGTGGAGAAGAACCTGCTGCTCGGTGCCTACCTGCGTCCGTGGAACGGGAAGACGCGGGAGAAGCTCGAGGAGGTCTACGAGATGTTCCCGGTGCTGGGCGAGATGCAGCACCGGCTCGCCGGAGCGTTGTCGGGCGGACAGCAGCAGATGCTGGCCATCGGGCGCGCGCTGATGTCCGAACCGCGGCTGGTGCTGCTGGACGAGCCGTCGATGGGTCTGTCCCCGAAGCTGGTGGAGGAGATCCTCGGCACGCTGCAACGGCTGTCGGCAGCGGGGCTGGGGCTGTTGCTGGTGGAGCAGAACGCGAAGCTGACGTTCGAGGCCACCGAGACGTGCGTGGTGATGGAGAACGGGCGGATCGCGATGACCGGCAGTTCGGCGGATCTGGCGCACGATCCGCTGGTCCGGCAGATCTATCTCGGCCTCTGACAGCCGTGGACGAGACCCCCGGCCGGAATTCCCGGCCGGGGGTCTCGCCTTCCCAGGATCAGCGGCAGAACGGTGCCGCACCGGCGGCGGACTTGATGCCGTTGGCGATCAGCGTCTGGAAGTACGCCGCGCCGTCTGCGGTCGTCGTGTTGGTGAACGCCCAGCTTTCGTGGCCCAGCGTGGTCACCCACGACCGGCCGCCGTCGTAGTACTGGCACCACGCCACGGGGTGGTCGTCCCCGTGCCCGGGGTGCCCCATCGAGCCCTTCACGCCCTTCGCGAGTGTCGACTCGTCGACCTTGGCCAAGACTCGCACGTTGCTCGGGAAGGGAACCAGGTTGTACCACTCGTCGGTGAACGGCCACCGGTTCGGCAGGCCCTTCGTCGACACGTCGGTGCGGTCGGCCGTCTGCACCACCCCGGCCTGCGCGGGTCCGTGGTCGTAGTAGTTCGCCCCGCCCAGCAACCCCTCGTACCACGGCCAGTTGTACTCCGTACCGAAGGCGTTGTGGATGCCGACGAACCCACCGCCGCCCCGGATGTACTGCCGCAGTGACGTCTGGGCCGAGTCGTCCAGGGCGTCGCGAGTGGTGCTCATGAGGATGACCGCGTTGTACTTGAACAAGGTGCTCGGGCTGGCGAGCTGGGTGACGTCTTCGGTCCAGTCGACCGCGAACCCGTTCTTCTTCCCCAGCTCGATCAGCCCGTTCTGCGCGACGTTCGCCGCCGTCAGCGGCGGGTTCAGGCCCGGCCCGAGCGCCGGCCCCAGGTTCGCGTGCCGGGGGCCCGCGGTGCGCGAGTACACCAGGACCTTGATGCCCTTGCTCAGGTCGAAGTTGCCCCAGTTGTGGTAGCAGCGCGTGTCGAGGCCGCGGCACACACCGTAGTCGGGGTCGCCGAGCGCCTGGGCGCCCTGCTTGCCGCCGTCATGCGCCGAGGCGGGCATCCCGATCAGGGCGGCCGTGGTCAGCGCCGCGGTCACCGCGCTCCCGAGCATCGTCACCAACGTCGTTGATCTCTTCTTCATGGTGTTCCGACCTTTCTCCGGGCACGGCGGTGCCACGGGGCCTGCGGGGAGGGAGCCGGTTACAGCTCGAGCAACTGGCCGTCGGCGGCCACCGCCGCACCGGCGGCGGTGACTTCGGCCAGCTCCGGCGCGTCCGGCCGGAGAAGCGGGTTGGTGTTGTTGAGGTGGGTGAACAGGAAGCGCGTTCGCGGGCGGGCGTGGATCAGCGGGAGCTGGTCGCGCACGGCGAGGTGTCCCATGCCCGACGCCGGGCGCGCGGGCCCCATCTCGTCTTCGGTGAAGAACGTGCCGTCCACCGCGACGAGGTCGGCGTCGCCGATCGCCTTTTCGAACTCCGGGCTCCACGTGGCCAGGCCGGGTGCGTAGACGAAGGCGCGGCCGCCGGCGTCGAACCGGTACGCGCACACCGCCGCGCCGGGCGCCAGCCCACTCGCGTACCGAGGTCGCTTGGCGCCGAGCACGGTCGCCGTGACCCGGAGACCGCCGGCCAGTTCGATCGGTTCGCCGTCCCGGACGTCGTGCCGATGGGCGCGGGTGTAGGCGGACAGAACCGTGCGCAGGGGGAACGCCGTCGTCAGCGCCTCGTGCACCCACGCGGTGGCGTAGACGTCGAGGTCGGCGGCCTCGCGCAGGCCGAGCAGACCGAGGGTGTGGTCCAGTTCGGCGCTGGTGAGCAGGACTCCGCGCACCGGGGTGTCGCGCGTTCCGGCGGGCGGGCGCAGTTCGGGGGTGGCCGGCAGCTGCGCCCGCAGGTCCGGAGAGGCGTTGACGAGGTACCACGCGCTGCCGTCGCCGCTGACCGCCAGGCCGTCCTGCGTTCGCGACCTCCCGGTGGCGCGGGCCTCCTCGCACTCCGGGCAGCCGCAGTTCCACTGGGGCGAGCCACCGCCGGCCGCGGTGCCGAGGACGCGGATCTTCATCGCATCCGCCGGGGTACCGCGGGTTCCGGTACGAGCTCCGTGGTCCCCGCCAGGACGAGGTCGTGGTGCTCGGACAGGTCGCAGACGGGGTCGGTCACGGTCGCGTCGCCGGTCAGCTGGTAGGCCTGGCACCGGCAGCCGCCGAAGTCGATTTCCTTGAGCGCGCAGCCGCCGCAGGGCTCGGGCAGCCACTCGGTGCCGCGGAACTTCCGGAAGGCCGGGGATTCGTACCAGATGGCCGCGAGCGGGTCCGTGCGCACGGACGGGATTTCCAGTCCGGGCAGTGTCTCCGCGGCCAGGCAGGGCAGCACGTGCCCGTTGGGGGTGACGGTCAGCTGCCGGGCACCCCAGCCGTAGTTGCACGGCTTGGGGCGGGGGTCGTAGTAGTCGGCGGCGACGTGCACGACCTCGAAGCCGTACCGCTGCCGGACCTCGGCGACGTCCCGGGCCGCCTGGTCGACCTGCGCGCGCGTGGGCATGAGGGCGGCGCGATTGCGCAGCGCCCAGCCGTAGAACTGCGTGTGGGCGAGTTCGAGACGGTCGGCGCCCAGGCGATCGGCCAGCTCGGCGATCGCCGGGACGTGCTCGACGTTCGCGCGGTGCAGCACCACGTTGATGGTCAGCGGGAGCCCGGCCGCACGGACGGCCTCCGCGACGACGAGCTTGCGGTCGTGCGCGGCCCGGCCCGCCACCCGGTCCGCGGGAGCCGCTTCGGCGTCCTGCAGGGACAGCTGGAAGTGATCGAGACCGGCGTCGGCGAGCCCGGCGATCCTCGCCGCGGTCAGGGAGATCCCGCTGGTGACCAGGTTCGTGTACAGGCCGAGCCGGTTCGCGGCCGCGACCAGGGCGGCCAGATCGCGGCGGAGGCCCGGCTCGCCGCCGGACAGGTGCAGTTGCAGCACGCCGAGGGACCGGGCCTGGGCGAACACGTCGAGCCAGGCCGCGGTGTCCAGTTCGTCCTGGTAATCGGCGAGGTTGAGCGGGTTGGCGCAGTAGGTGCACTGCAGGGGACACCGGTAGGTCAGCTCGGCGAGCAGGCCGAGCGGAACCGGCGACCGCCGAGGTACCACCACTCCCGGCCGTGGCGGCGAAAACCGGGCAGGCCGGGCGTCCGGCGTCTCCCCCACCAAACCCCGCTGTTCGAGGTCGGCCAGCGTCCGGAGCACCGAACCGGCCTCGACGCCCGCGTACTCGGCGGCGAGGTCGTCGACGATATCCGCCACCGATCGCCGGGTGTCGCATCGGGACAGTACGGCCGCCGCGGTTTCGTTGAGCAGCAGCACACCTTCGGGGAACAGCAGCGCTGATCGGCCGCGGACCGCGTCGAATTCCAGCCGCACCCCGCGCCGCAGTCCCGGTCGGCTGCCGGCCGTCACGCTCATGAGCACCTCGCGTAGTCCACCGCGTCGAGCACCGCCCACAGCACGTCGCACTTGAATGACAGCGCCCGGATCGCGGCGTCCTGCTGCTCGGCGGTGACGCAGTGGTCGAGCACGAGGCGCAGGGTCAGCGCGCTGTCCTCCCGCGCCGCCGGGATCCGGCGTTCGAAGTAGGCGAAGCCCTCCGGCCGGATCCAGCCGTAGTGCTCCCGCCAGGCGTTGACGCGGTCGGTCATGTGCCCCGGCGAGAACATCTCGGTGAGCGCCGCCGCCACGCTCTCGGTCCACGGCTTCGTGCGGCAGAAGTGCAGGTACCCGTCGACGGCGAACCGCACCCCGGGCAGGACGTTCCGCTCGTCGAGGACTTCCGCCCTGCTCAGCCCGACCGCTTCCGCCAGGCCCAGCCACTGTTCCATGCCGCCCTCGCCGGCGTGCACGCCGTCGTGGAAGACGATCCGGTCCACCCAGGCGCGACGGACTTCCGGCAGCGGGCACGCCGCGATGACCGCGGCGTTCTTCTGCGCCAGGCACTTCTGGTAGTACCAGCGGTTGGCCACCCAGCGGCGCAGCTCCGCCGGCGAGCACCGGCCTTCGTGCAGCCGGAGGTGGAACGGGTGGTGAGCCCAGTAGCGCTTCTCGAGGCGGAGCAGGGCGTCGGTCAGCTCCGCCCGGCTCAGCGGGCCCGCCACGGCTCGCTCTCGCCGGCGTACGCGGTGACCTCCGGGCGAGTCTCGTAGCACTCGACCAGCGGATCCGACCACGGCGGAAGAACCCGCTCTTCGCTTTGCACCGCAACGGTTTCCAGAACAACGGACATGCCGGCACTCCTCTTCGAGCACGGATTATGGGTCCACGCAGCGGTCCTTCCGGTCCGTCTAGCGCTCCGCGACAGTACCCCGGTCTTCGCGCGGCGAACAAGAGGCGAATCCTCTTGTTCTGCACCCGAAGCAGTTCTAGACTCGCCCATCGAGCGGTCCGCGAGTACCACCAGATGGACCGGTTACTCGCTCGTCGCAGCGCGCTTTTCTCAACGAAGAGAGGGACCGACCGATGGATCGACGCAGATTCCTGACCGGCGCGACGGGGGCCGCGGTGGCGGGGACCGTGCTCGCCGCCCCGCCCACCGCCGCGGCGCCGGCCACGGTGGACACCCCGCGCCAGCCGGACGCGTTCGGCCGGCCGGGGCGGGACTTCACCAAGGTGGGCGGCGACCTCGGCAACCAGAACCACACGCCGCTGCGGCAGATCACCCGGCAGAACGTGCACCGCCTCGGCGGCGCGTGGCACGTCAACCTCGAAGGCGGGGACGCCTCCCGCGCCCAGCAGAGCACGATCGTCGCCCAGAACGGCGTCCTCTACGTCCAGACCACCCAGCAGAACGTCTTCGCCGTCGACGGCCGGACGGGCGCGGTGCGCTGGAAGACGAACCTCGGCACCGAAACGACCAACATGCGCGGGGTGGCCCTGGGCCAGGGCAAGGTGTTCTCCACCTCCGGCGCCAACATCCTCTACGCGCTCGACCAGAAGACCGGCGCCGTCGTCTGGAAGACCCCCCTGTTGACCGAGGACGCCTCGCAGGGCACGCCCGAGCCGTGCGATCCGGCGAACGGCCAGTGCGGTGGCAGCATCGGCAGCCTCGCCGGCGCGGTCGTCTACTCCGACGGGCTCATCTACGTGGGCATGCAGGGCAGCACCGCGGGCGCGCGCGGCCGGGCGTACGCGCTCGACGCCGCCACCGGGAAGATCGCCTGGACCTTCTGGGCCGTTCCCGGTCCGGGCGAGTTCGGCAACGACACCTGGGAAGGGGATTCCTGGAAGACCGGCGGCGCCGTGCCGTGGATCCACCCCGCGGTCGACCCCGAACTGGGCCTCGTCTACTGGACCTTCGGGAACCCGTACCCCCGCACCAACGGTTCCACGCGCGGCGGCGACAACCTCTTCGCGAACACGATCGTCGCGATCGACGCGAAGACCGGGAAGCGGCGCTGGCACTTCCAGTCCGTGCACCACGACATCTGGGACTACGACAACGTCATGGCGCCGGTGCTGATCGATCTGCGCATCGACGGCAGGCTGCGCAAGGTCGTGGTCTACGGCAGCAAGGTCGGCATGTACTACATCCTCGACCGCACCGACGGCAGGCCGATCCAGGGCGTGACCGAGCGACCGGTTCCGCAGGACCCGCGGCACAAGACGTCGCCGACCCAGCCCTTCCCCGAAGGGGACCCGTTCGTCCCGCAGGAGCCGCGACTGGACAACTCGACCCGCCCGGTGCCCTTCTACCCCACCGGCGGCCTGTTCGCGACGCACTGGGACCGCGCGACGATCATCTTCCCCGGCGCGGGCGGCGGTGCCGACTGGTCCCACGTTTCGTTCAACCCCGCGACCGGCTGGGTGTACGTCGGCTACGGGCTCATCAACTCGTCCTATTCGAACACCACCGGCGGCCGGGTCAACACCGCCCGCCCCTACGGCGAGTACTTCGCGGGCGGGATCGCCGCGGTCGACCCGCGCACCAACGAACTGGTGTGGCGCAAGGACAGCGAGTGGTCCCTGGCCCACGGCAACGGCATCCTGACCACCGACGGCGGCGTGATGTTCCAGGGCGGCCCGGACGGCAACCTCCTGGCCATGAACGACGCCGACGGCGGCGAGCTGTGGCGGTTCCAGTGCGGCGCCGGCGTCCACACCAGCCCGATCAGCTACGAGATCGACGGCGAGCAGTACCTCGCGGTCTTCGCGGGCGGCAACGGTCTCCCCTACCCCGACATCCCCAAGGGCGACCACCTCTGGGCGTTCAAGCTCGGCGGCAAGGTGACCCCGGCGCCCGCACCGGTCCCGCCGTCGAAGCGCAACCAGATCCGCGTCGCGGCGGTGACCGCCGCCGCGGCCAAGAACACGGTGACGCTCGGCCGGATCTGGGACGCGACCGCCGGCGCGCCCGGCGCGGTCGAGAACACGGTGGCCCAGACCGCGATGTCGCCGCAGCACCTGACGGTCCCGGTGGGCACGGAGATCACGTTCGTGAACCCGCAAGGCAACGCGTTCGCCCACGGCGCGGTGTCGTTCTTCGAGTACGAATTCGACAGCGGCACCCTGATGCCGGGGCAGTCCTTCAAGCACACCTTCACGAAGAAGGGCGAGTTCTTCTACAACGACCCGATCTTCCCGCAGAACACCGGGAAGATCGTCGTCACCTGAACGAGCCGCGTGCCGCGGGCACCCGGAGGCCGGACCACGGCACCAGCCGGGTCCACTCGCCGAGGACCTTCGCGAAGCCGTCATCGTCGGCGGGATCGAGAACGGCGACGTCGTCGACCGTGCCGTGGGTGCGGTGCAACCGCTTGATCGTCATCGGCGCCGTCGGACGTTCGTCGTGAGAACCGTTGTGCCCCACACGGCACCGTCACGAAGAAAACGTCGTTGCCGGTCTCGTCTTCGCCGCCGGGCACCACGAGGTGGGCATGGAGGTCCGGTTCGAGCCGCGCTTCGGCGCGGCCTCCGAACTGCTCGCACGCGGCCACCAGCTGCTCGATCCGGGTCAGCCGGTCGCGCGCGGCCCACCGGTCGAGCAAGATCAGCTCGTTTCCCCACGCCCGCACCATCCACCCGGCGGCCCCCTCGGGCAGTGGTCCGAGCCGGCCGTTGTGCAGGGCGCGCGTAACCTCGAGGGCCTGCCACGCGCGGGAAGTATCGGTCGCCGGATCCTTTCGAACGGGCAGCGTCCGGAGCGCCTCGGCCCGGCCGGCGGCGTCGGCGGCCAGTTCGTCGGCAACGGTCAGCCGCTGCGCCCTGGTCAGCCGGTTGAGCACGTCCGGCAGGTCGAGCAGCACCTCGGCGACATCGAAGAAGCTCCACTGCTCGTCGTGGCGATAGCCGCTTCCGGACAGGTCGATCTGCGGGACAGCGGAGTCAGGGCGGCGTGCATGATCGACGAGCGTGGCGATGCCGGCCTCGATGACCGGGTACGTGTCCAGCCACGGCGCGGCGTCTCACGCGCCTTCCGACACGTGGGTGAGGTACAGGGCCAGTTCGCCGTTGTCGAGGGTCGTGACCTTCGCGGTGTGATCGTTCTCCACCCCGGGCCAGGTCGCGAGCACGGTGAAGCGAGAACCGATCGCCGGCCGGCTGTGGGGTTCCAAAAGTCGGTCTCCGGCGCTGACCAGTGGTCTTACGCGGCTCGTTCGTAATCGTTGATCAGGCCTCCGGCGGGCTGGGTCGGCCGTGGTGGGCGAAGCTCGCGGGAACGGTGCGGCCGTCGACCGTTGTAGTGCCGGACATACTCGGCGAGCACGGCCCGCAGATGCCGCTCACTCAGGATCAACATACGGTCGGTGAGCTCGGTTCTGGCCGTGAGGACAAACCGCTCGGCGTAGCAGTTCGCCCGCGGGCAACGTGGCGGAATCCTGATCGTCTCGATGCCCAGTGTGAGGAGTAGGCCGGATCTCGAGCAACCGCGCGGCAGTTCCCAGCGTCCACGCCGGACCGGTCTCCGGCTGCTCGGAGCCGGCAGCTGCCGCGCGGTCGTGCCGCCACACGCTGTTCGCGGACTTCCGCGCCGGCCCGCACGCCCACCCGCTGAGCCACGTCCTGTAGTGCGCCACGTCGCGCGCATGATCCGCGTCGGTGGCCGCGGTGGACAGGGGTGCCGCGCTCACGGGATCGCCCAGCTCGAAGGCGCCCGTCAGAAGGTGAGCAGCACTTTCCCGGCATGGAGGCGTCGGCGGCCGTCGCGAACGCCTCCAGCGTCCGGTCGACCGGGAAGATGTGGGTGACGATCGGTCCGGCCGCCGGCGAACCGTCGGCGAGGGCGGTGATGACCTCGTCGATCTCGTCGTTGCACCGGAAGGAGCCCTGCAGGACCTAGACCGGGGTACGAGGCGTCTTCCGCGCCACCGGGTCCGAGCCACCGTTGCGGCGGACGACCGTTCCTCGCATGGCCAGGCCGAGACACAGCAGTGCCAGTCCCGCGACGAGCAGCAGGGCTCGGTGGTGCCCGAACGCGGCGGCGGCCGGCGCGAGCGGGACCGCGGCGACGGGCCACGGCCAGATCGCCCGCCAAGACCGGCTGCTGCCGCCGAGGACGAGGGCGGTTCCGGTCAGGAAGAGGGCGACGCCGGCGGCCAAGGCCCAGCCGCCCGCCGACGGCAGCGCTGCCCCGGGGTGCAGCACGAGCTCTTCGACGCCGACGCCGGCCATGACGACGCCCAGGGCGAGCGGCAGGTGGCCGTAGACGAACAGGTCGTGCCGTTCGTCGGCGGGCGTGCCGTCGTCCCGGGACTCGTCGTCGCGCCGGCGCAACGCGGCGGCCCCCACGGCGGCGGCCGTGTCGAAGTAGATCCACCACATCGCGGCGGCGATGACGAACCCGGCGACCCCGACCGCCACTGCGGACGGGCCCCACGCCGCGTCGTGCACGCCGATGGCCGCGCCGCCCACGGCTTCCCCGAGCACCAGGATCACGAAGAGCCCGAACCGTTCCGGGAGGTGTTCCATGTGCAGAGGGAGGTGGTTGTCGCGCCAGGTGGCGACGACCGGGCCGACGGCGTCGACGACGACTGCCGCGCCCCACAGCCAGTACCGCGCCGGTCCCCCGAAAGCCAGCGACACGGCCCACAGGGCCGAGCTCGCCGCGATGGTGGCGAGGTAGACGTCGATGGTGCCCCGCGCGTCGGGGACGTGCCGCCACGCTCGCGCGTAGAGCCCCAGCAGGATCACTCGGCCGGCGAGGAAGCACACCGCGAACGGCGTGGAGAACGACGAGGTCGCGGTCGCGGCGCTCGCCGCGCACCCGGCGATGGACAGGGTGGCGGCGAGCTTGGCGATGCGGAACAGGACGTCGTCGGTGTCGAACCGGTTGGCGTAGAGGGTGTACCCCACCCAGGACGTCCAGATGGCGATGAACAGGGCCACGAACGTGCCGACCCCGGACCACGTCAGGTGCTTGAGGAAGGCGACGGCGAGCTCGTTCACGACCAGGACGT
Protein-coding sequences here:
- a CDS encoding branched-chain amino acid ABC transporter ATP-binding protein/permease — translated: MTSLLRTKPVAVKLIAAAAIAVAAWFLPYGLDTYGIHVVNIAVVFALLAVGLGLAMGVAGQINLAQVAFFGIGSYALAIFTTSSGLGFWVSAALAMLATALAGLFVGIPALRVQSHYLGIVTLGLALAFTNWVTNAQIAGGASGLNGIPAPPLFGIDLTNEYLYYYFELIVFGIAIAFALFLVRTALGRRLRAMRDDSLAAGAVGAPVPLLRMTAFLTASVYGGAAGVLYAGLIHYIAPESFSVANMFLLLAMVIIGGRQSIVGCVIGAIALALVREALADFSVYAQLGYGAVVVLMVVFAPTGLAGLPRRLWSAIRRGRHRSAGVLTAFRPYEPAPGKSASGALEISAISKQFRGLRALDGVTLSVEPGEIRGIVGPNGSGKTTLFNVISGIYTAGGGTASFDGRPLVGRRPHQLSRQGMSRTFQNLRLFGQMTVEENLLVALDRTPMRAAWRYVVWPVGIWQHERRLRQAAAELLDRFGLTDFAEAAPKSLPYGIQRRVELARAMAAEPSLLLLDEPAAGLNGQEVGQLQEIVRSIRDSGVTVVLIEHNMGLVMSLCDRVTVLASGRVIAEGTPAEVAVRPEVIEAYLGDSFSTAEVVEAVETEALP
- a CDS encoding ABC transporter ATP-binding protein; the encoded protein is MNVQTQGDLVVKDLAVHYGGVQAVSSVSFTVGAGRCLGIIGANGAGKTSTLKALMGLVPRKVGTLRLGDHDLTKVKPKDVVRHGIGYVPEGRHVFAGLTVEKNLLLGAYLRPWNGKTREKLEEVYEMFPVLGEMQHRLAGALSGGQQQMLAIGRALMSEPRLVLLDEPSMGLSPKLVEEILGTLQRLSAAGLGLLLVEQNAKLTFEATETCVVMENGRIAMTGSSADLAHDPLVRQIYLGL
- a CDS encoding ThuA domain-containing protein; amino-acid sequence: MKKRSTTLVTMLGSAVTAALTTAALIGMPASAHDGGKQGAQALGDPDYGVCRGLDTRCYHNWGNFDLSKGIKVLVYSRTAGPRHANLGPALGPGLNPPLTAANVAQNGLIELGKKNGFAVDWTEDVTQLASPSTLFKYNAVILMSTTRDALDDSAQTSLRQYIRGGGGFVGIHNAFGTEYNWPWYEGLLGGANYYDHGPAQAGVVQTADRTDVSTKGLPNRWPFTDEWYNLVPFPSNVRVLAKVDESTLAKGVKGSMGHPGHGDDHPVAWCQYYDGGRSWVTTLGHESWAFTNTTTADGAAYFQTLIANGIKSAAGAAPFCR
- a CDS encoding MBL fold metallo-hydrolase, translated to MKIRVLGTAAGGGSPQWNCGCPECEEARATGRSRTQDGLAVSGDGSAWYLVNASPDLRAQLPATPELRPPAGTRDTPVRGVLLTSAELDHTLGLLGLREAADLDVYATAWVHEALTTAFPLRTVLSAYTRAHRHDVRDGEPIELAGGLRVTATVLGAKRPRYASGLAPGAAVCAYRFDAGGRAFVYAPGLATWSPEFEKAIGDADLVAVDGTFFTEDEMGPARPASGMGHLAVRDQLPLIHARPRTRFLFTHLNNTNPLLRPDAPELAEVTAAGAAVAADGQLLEL
- the pqqE gene encoding pyrroloquinoline quinone biosynthesis protein PqqE; its protein translation is MSVTAGSRPGLRRGVRLEFDAVRGRSALLFPEGVLLLNETAAAVLSRCDTRRSVADIVDDLAAEYAGVEAGSVLRTLADLEQRGLVGETPDARPARFSPPRPGVVVPRRSPVPLGLLAELTYRCPLQCTYCANPLNLADYQDELDTAAWLDVFAQARSLGVLQLHLSGGEPGLRRDLAALVAAANRLGLYTNLVTSGISLTAARIAGLADAGLDHFQLSLQDAEAAPADRVAGRAAHDRKLVVAEAVRAAGLPLTINVVLHRANVEHVPAIAELADRLGADRLELAHTQFYGWALRNRAALMPTRAQVDQAARDVAEVRQRYGFEVVHVAADYYDPRPKPCNYGWGARQLTVTPNGHVLPCLAAETLPGLEIPSVRTDPLAAIWYESPAFRKFRGTEWLPEPCGGCALKEIDFGGCRCQAYQLTGDATVTDPVCDLSEHHDLVLAGTTELVPEPAVPRRMR
- the pqqC gene encoding pyrroloquinoline-quinone synthase PqqC, whose translation is MAGPLSRAELTDALLRLEKRYWAHHPFHLRLHEGRCSPAELRRWVANRWYYQKCLAQKNAAVIAACPLPEVRRAWVDRIVFHDGVHAGEGGMEQWLGLAEAVGLSRAEVLDERNVLPGVRFAVDGYLHFCRTKPWTESVAAALTEMFSPGHMTDRVNAWREHYGWIRPEGFAYFERRIPAAREDSALTLRLVLDHCVTAEQQDAAIRALSFKCDVLWAVLDAVDYARCS
- a CDS encoding PQQ-binding-like beta-propeller repeat protein, translating into MDRRRFLTGATGAAVAGTVLAAPPTAAAPATVDTPRQPDAFGRPGRDFTKVGGDLGNQNHTPLRQITRQNVHRLGGAWHVNLEGGDASRAQQSTIVAQNGVLYVQTTQQNVFAVDGRTGAVRWKTNLGTETTNMRGVALGQGKVFSTSGANILYALDQKTGAVVWKTPLLTEDASQGTPEPCDPANGQCGGSIGSLAGAVVYSDGLIYVGMQGSTAGARGRAYALDAATGKIAWTFWAVPGPGEFGNDTWEGDSWKTGGAVPWIHPAVDPELGLVYWTFGNPYPRTNGSTRGGDNLFANTIVAIDAKTGKRRWHFQSVHHDIWDYDNVMAPVLIDLRIDGRLRKVVVYGSKVGMYYILDRTDGRPIQGVTERPVPQDPRHKTSPTQPFPEGDPFVPQEPRLDNSTRPVPFYPTGGLFATHWDRATIIFPGAGGGADWSHVSFNPATGWVYVGYGLINSSYSNTTGGRVNTARPYGEYFAGGIAAVDPRTNELVWRKDSEWSLAHGNGILTTDGGVMFQGGPDGNLLAMNDADGGELWRFQCGAGVHTSPISYEIDGEQYLAVFAGGNGLPYPDIPKGDHLWAFKLGGKVTPAPAPVPPSKRNQIRVAAVTAAAAKNTVTLGRIWDATAGAPGAVENTVAQTAMSPQHLTVPVGTEITFVNPQGNAFAHGAVSFFEYEFDSGTLMPGQSFKHTFTKKGEFFYNDPIFPQNTGKIVVT
- a CDS encoding low temperature requirement protein A — translated: MSVGTEREPMVRPPALRTGQEASASNLELFFDLAYVLVVNELAVAFLKHLTWSGVGTFVALFIAIWTSWVGYTLYANRFDTDDVLFRIAKLAATLSIAGCAASAATATSSFSTPFAVCFLAGRVILLGLYARAWRHVPDARGTIDVYLATIAASSALWAVSLAFGGPARYWLWGAAVVVDAVGPVVATWRDNHLPLHMEHLPERFGLFVILVLGEAVGGAAIGVHDAAWGPSAVAVGVAGFVIAAAMWWIYFDTAAAVGAAALRRRDDESRDDGTPADERHDLFVYGHLPLALGVVMAGVGVEELVLHPGAALPSAGGWALAAGVALFLTGTALVLGGSSRSWRAIWPWPVAAVPLAPAAAAFGHHRALLLVAGLALLCLGLAMRGTVVRRNGGSDPVARKTPRTPV